One part of the Aurantibacillus circumpalustris genome encodes these proteins:
- a CDS encoding NRDE family protein, which yields MCTVTYLPKGDTSFILTSNRDEDLSRPSALPINSYTIHNKEIYFPKDPKAGGTWIAKGNDFTVCLLNGAFVPHKSEGNYRKSRGFVLLDFFKYETQYDFIANYDFKDIEPFSLIFVRHQDNKRGLCELKWDGIKTHHLNHDASLPHIWSSVTLYSEEVVKERETWFYDWVKENEIFTKDTILMFHHFGGTGDQKNDIVMNRSQKRTVSICCVNKINEFETEMIYEDVINKKIYNTKVINS from the coding sequence ATGTGCACCGTTACCTATCTTCCGAAAGGAGACACTAGTTTTATTCTTACTTCAAATAGGGATGAGGATTTGTCACGACCGTCTGCTTTGCCAATAAATTCTTATACTATCCACAATAAAGAAATATATTTTCCGAAAGATCCTAAGGCTGGCGGAACATGGATAGCAAAGGGAAATGATTTCACAGTGTGTCTTTTGAATGGAGCTTTTGTACCACATAAATCGGAAGGAAATTATAGAAAAAGCAGAGGTTTTGTGCTGCTTGATTTTTTTAAGTACGAGACACAGTATGATTTTATAGCAAATTATGATTTTAAAGACATTGAACCTTTTTCTCTCATTTTTGTAAGGCATCAAGATAATAAACGAGGCCTTTGCGAATTGAAGTGGGATGGGATTAAAACGCATCATCTAAATCACGATGCTTCATTGCCTCATATTTGGTCCTCTGTAACTTTGTATTCTGAAGAGGTTGTGAAAGAACGTGAAACATGGTTTTACGATTGGGTAAAGGAAAACGAAATTTTCACCAAGGATACCATTCTTATGTTTCATCATTTTGGCGGAACGGGCGATCAAAAAAACGACATTGTCATGAACAGATCACAAAAAAGAACGGTAAGTATTTGTTGCGTGAATAAAATAAATGAATTTGAAACTGAAATGATTTATGAAGATGTGATAAACAAAAAAATTTATAACACTAAAGTCATAAATTCTTAA
- a CDS encoding BamA/TamA family outer membrane protein — MPINLKRIGVFFILVASQSALYSAVDDSTKFKPGALPTAFYTPETRLGVGALAFTFFKTKPQNKKSNTQSYLSYTWNKQFFFENDYQLWMKANDLYFTGTFGISRFPEFFYGIGNRTHEKDRFMISFDLIKIQTKNLKRISENFYGGIYYQYEKLYNQDITLKNKMMSEIIPGGMGYISSGLGPILIFDKRNNPLNPSKGAYIETSYLYFDKYFGSENKFSSFVFDARKYEPLFHRLVWNANVYLALAEGAVPYRMLATLGGPRFLRGYYNGRFRDKNMMLLQQEFRMPIYKRLGLAAFGGIGSVSHIANELFSNQIHYDYGIGLRIEINKKEHANLRIDYGITRDSHGLYIVFAEAF, encoded by the coding sequence ATGCCGATTAATTTGAAAAGAATAGGTGTTTTCTTTATTCTAGTTGCGAGTCAATCTGCGCTTTACTCTGCCGTTGATGACTCCACCAAGTTTAAACCCGGGGCATTACCGACTGCTTTTTATACTCCAGAAACACGTTTGGGAGTTGGAGCATTGGCATTTACTTTTTTTAAAACTAAGCCACAAAATAAAAAATCAAACACGCAAAGTTACCTTTCGTATACTTGGAATAAACAATTCTTTTTTGAAAACGATTATCAGCTTTGGATGAAAGCGAATGATCTTTATTTTACCGGGACATTTGGTATTTCTCGATTTCCAGAGTTTTTTTATGGAATTGGAAATCGCACACACGAAAAAGACAGGTTCATGATTTCATTTGACCTAATAAAGATTCAAACAAAAAACTTGAAACGAATAAGTGAAAATTTCTATGGGGGTATTTATTATCAATACGAAAAACTATACAATCAGGATATAACTCTAAAAAATAAGATGATGAGTGAAATTATCCCAGGAGGCATGGGATATATTTCAAGCGGATTAGGCCCTATACTTATTTTTGACAAACGAAACAATCCGTTAAATCCCTCCAAGGGTGCTTACATTGAAACTTCCTATTTATATTTTGACAAGTATTTTGGAAGTGAAAATAAATTTTCCTCATTTGTTTTTGATGCGAGAAAATACGAACCCCTTTTTCACAGACTTGTTTGGAACGCAAACGTCTATTTAGCTTTGGCCGAAGGGGCGGTTCCTTATAGAATGCTAGCTACTTTAGGCGGACCTCGCTTCTTAAGAGGATATTATAATGGCCGATTTCGAGATAAAAATATGATGCTGTTGCAACAAGAATTTCGAATGCCTATTTATAAACGTTTAGGATTAGCAGCTTTTGGTGGAATTGGTTCTGTGTCTCATATTGCGAATGAACTTTTTAGCAATCAAATTCACTACGATTACGGCATAGGACTGAGAATAGAAATAAACAAAAAAGAACACGCAAACCTGCGTATTGACTATGGAATTACAAGAGATTCGCACGGACTCTACATTGTTTTTGCAGAAGCATTTTAG
- a CDS encoding class I SAM-dependent methyltransferase, which produces MEERDLKLMAAQFRKPKGELGIQVGEFMNQGNGRINYDALQILKAGNEDRILEIGMGNGYFVSEILEKNSKVKYTGCEISDEMVEEALKINEKYIKTKQADFVKGNIRALPFAKEAFDKIITINTIYFWDDEMTALNELKRVLKPNGQLIISLRPKHYLVNYPFTKYNFNLFSKDDVLTLLEKSQFKISQVFENIEPPYDLQGEIVELENIIIVASKN; this is translated from the coding sequence ATGGAAGAACGAGACTTAAAGCTGATGGCTGCTCAATTTCGCAAACCAAAAGGTGAATTGGGTATTCAAGTTGGCGAATTTATGAATCAAGGAAACGGTCGAATTAATTACGATGCCTTGCAAATTTTAAAAGCAGGAAATGAAGATCGTATTCTTGAGATTGGTATGGGAAATGGTTATTTTGTATCTGAAATATTAGAGAAAAATTCTAAAGTAAAATATACTGGTTGCGAGATCTCAGACGAAATGGTTGAAGAAGCTTTAAAAATAAACGAAAAATATATTAAAACTAAACAAGCAGATTTTGTAAAGGGAAACATAAGAGCACTTCCTTTTGCTAAAGAAGCCTTCGATAAAATAATAACTATAAACACCATTTATTTTTGGGACGATGAAATGACCGCCTTAAATGAGTTAAAGCGCGTGCTGAAGCCTAACGGGCAACTTATAATAAGTTTACGTCCAAAACACTATTTAGTTAACTACCCATTTACAAAATATAATTTTAATTTATTTTCGAAAGATGATGTGTTGACTTTGCTTGAAAAAAGTCAATTTAAAATTTCTCAGGTTTTCGAAAATATTGAGCCTCCATATGATCTGCAAGGCGAAATAGTTGAACTAGAAAATATAATAATCGTGGCAAGTAAAAATTAA
- a CDS encoding DUF2452 domain-containing protein produces the protein MINPIDKDKTTETPGTLAYPHTIGSVVVKPEDVGKLKSRALSAMHEQTNRQLLQLQKQAELLAHQANELNQRVKLSELIYTAEISFEALIGHVYYLYKKEQAHRLMMIAPDEWGRKKPETLEFVSSVKLLSDHTWEIIKD, from the coding sequence GAACATTAGCTTATCCTCACACCATAGGAAGTGTAGTGGTAAAACCTGAAGACGTAGGGAAATTAAAATCTCGGGCGCTTTCTGCCATGCATGAACAAACTAATCGTCAATTACTGCAACTCCAAAAACAAGCAGAATTATTAGCCCATCAAGCCAATGAACTAAATCAACGCGTTAAGTTGAGTGAATTAATTTATACTGCCGAAATCTCATTTGAAGCCCTTATTGGTCATGTGTATTATCTATACAAAAAGGAACAGGCTCATCGCTTAATGATGATTGCTCCCGACGAATGGGGTAGAAAAAAACCTGAAACTTTAGAATTTGTAAGTTCCGTTAAATTACTCAGCGATCATACCTGGGAGATAATCAAAGACTAG
- a CDS encoding YceI family protein, with protein sequence MKFKSAYLIIFSILCFAGKSQNSEWLATSSVISFKIKNAGFNTNGKFTGLKSKIIFDATTTSGNLIEASLDASTIDTDNSTRDGHLKKEEYFDVQKFPLIKLSSQKFLKQNEGSFNGYFKLNLKNVVKDIMIPFTFSEKEGKGVFKGSFTLNRLDYGVGGSSIIMSDNVTISLTVYVIKK encoded by the coding sequence ATGAAATTTAAATCAGCATACCTAATTATCTTTTCCATTTTGTGTTTTGCAGGAAAATCGCAAAACTCAGAATGGCTAGCAACTTCTTCTGTTATTTCATTCAAAATAAAAAACGCAGGCTTTAATACAAATGGAAAATTTACGGGCTTAAAGAGCAAAATAATATTTGACGCCACAACCACGTCTGGTAATTTAATTGAAGCAAGCCTAGACGCTTCCACTATTGATACAGACAATTCAACACGAGACGGGCACTTAAAAAAGGAAGAATATTTTGATGTTCAGAAATTTCCTTTAATTAAATTGAGTTCGCAAAAATTTTTAAAACAAAACGAAGGGAGTTTTAACGGGTATTTTAAGTTAAATCTTAAAAACGTTGTTAAGGATATCATGATACCATTCACTTTTTCAGAAAAAGAAGGTAAAGGCGTTTTTAAAGGTAGCTTTACACTAAACAGATTAGATTATGGAGTTGGTGGTTCGAGTATAATTATGTCTGATAATGTAACCATTAGTCTAACTGTTTATGTCATAAAAAAATAA